One window of the Passer domesticus isolate bPasDom1 chromosome 14, bPasDom1.hap1, whole genome shotgun sequence genome contains the following:
- the PDCD7 gene encoding programmed cell death protein 7, whose translation MAQPPPFPARLPPPFRAFPPPFPGPAVRPAPFAVGPAAPPPFFLPPPPAAEGGARFPPGVPYIAAAPPRAAAEEEAVQRQQDELWLSQFLGRRRAAPPPPPPAAASPSSARAVAAAALGRVARLAALCRALRRSESQRDQPGWARARDEAEAALRELREVVRPLREPGYGEALRRKAERARKRRLRLQRRKHEARAAKEEEAARAAEREAKIDQWRAKCIQEVEEKNREQELKAAADSVLSEVRKKQADTKRMTDVLRGLEKLRKLRKEAAARKGVCPPPSADEAFENQVESLKTLLKTRTELYEAEERALRVMLEGEQEEERKREMEKKQKKEREKLLQQKLEMDSKLFGDPAEFPLAHLLQPFRDYYLQAEHSVAALIQIRHEWDQYLVPADHPEGSCIPPGWVLPSLPTNDTWATAVR comes from the exons ATGGCGCAGCCGCCGCCGTTCCCCGCCCGCCTCCCGCCGCCCTTCCGCGCCTTCCCGCCGCCCTTCCCCGGCCCCGCCGTCCGCCCGGCGCCCTTCGCGGTAGGACCAGCGGCACCCCCGCCTTTCTTCTTGCCGCCGCCGCCTGCGGCTGAGGGGGGAGCGCGCTTCCCGCCGGGCGTCCCTTACATAGCGGCGGCGCCgccgcgggcagcggccgaggagGAGGCGGTGCAGCggcagcaggatgagctgtGGCTGTCGCAGTTCCTgggccgccgccgcgccgctcccccgccgccgccgcccgccgccgccagccccagcagcgcccgggccgtggcggcggcggcgctggggCGGGTGGCGCGGCTGGCCGCGCTCTGCCGGGCCCTGCGGCGCAGCGAGAGCCAGCGCGACCAGCCGGGCTGGGCCCGGGCGCGGGACGAGGCGGAGGCGGCGCTGCGGGAGCTGCGCGAGGTGGTGAGGCCGCTGCGGGAGCCCGGGTACGGCGAGGCGCTGCGCAGGAAGGCCGAGAGGgcgaggaagaggaggctgcgcctgcagcggAGGAAGCACGAAGCCAGGGCGgccaaggaggaggaggcggcccGGGCCGCCGAGCGGGAGGCCAAGATCGACCAGTGGCGGGCTAAGTGCATCCAGGAGGTGGAAGAAAAGAACCGG gagcaagagctgaaggctgctgCTGACAGTGTGCTGTCCGAGGTCCGGAAGAAACAAGCAGATACCAAGAGGATGACAGACGTCCTGCGCGGGCTGGAAAAGCTTCGGAAACTGAGGAAAGAAGCTGCTGCCAGGAAAG GTGTTTGTCCACCTCCTTCAGCAGATGAAGCATTTGAAAACCAGGTGGAGAGTCTCAAAACGTTGCTCAAAACTCGCACAGAACTGTATGAAGCTGAGGAAAGAGCATTAAGGGTTATGCTGGAGGGAgaacaggaggaggaaaggaagagggaaatggaaaagaaacagaagaaggaaagggaaaaactaCTACAGCAGAAACTGGAAATGGATTCTAAGCTGTTTGGGGATCCAG CTGAATTCCCACTTGCCCATCTACTGCAGCCTTTCAGAGACTACTACTTACAAGCTGAACATTCTGTAGCAGCTCTAATCCAGATCAG GCACGAATGGGATCAGTACTTGGTGCCAGCTGACCACCCCGAAGGAAGCTGCATCCCTCCAGGATGGGTTCTGCCAAGCCTCCCCACCAATGACACTTGGGCCACTGCTGTCAGATAA